A section of the Brachyhypopomus gauderio isolate BG-103 chromosome 13, BGAUD_0.2, whole genome shotgun sequence genome encodes:
- the dnali1 gene encoding axonemal dynein light intermediate polypeptide 1 isoform X2, giving the protein MIPPADSLLKYDTPVLVSRNTEKTPKARALKASAHAPPPPGPVPPPPKPTSPSADAIRQQSEEILDSILPPRTWVENNQLWVQQVSSTPCTRMDVVHLQEQLDLKLQQRQARETGICPVRRELYSQCFDELIRQVTINCAERGLLLLRVRDEIHMTIAAHQTLYESSVAFGMRKALQSELGKSDMAKRISELENEKRDLERQVNEQKAKCDAIERQEAERRQVEEKKHTEEIQFLKRTNQQLKAQLEGIIAPRK; this is encoded by the exons ATGATTCCTCCTGCCGACTCTCTGCTGAAGTACGACACTCCGGTACTGGTGAGCAGGAACACGGAGAAGACACCGAAG GCTCGAGCTCTGAAAGCGAGTGCGCACGCGCCGCCTCCACCCGGCCCGGTGCCGCCTCCACCCAAGCCCACGTCGCCATCGGCCGACGCCATCAGACAGCAGAGCGAGGAGATCCTGGACTCCATCCTGCCCCCGAG GACGTGGGTGGAGAACAACCAGCTGTGGGTGCAGCAGGTCTCCAGCACCCCCTGCACACGCATGGACGTGGTGCACCTACAGGAGCAGCTGGATCTCAAACTACAGCAGAGACAGGCTCGAGAAACAGGCATTTGTCCTGTCCGCAGAGAGCTGTACTCTCAGTGCTTTG ATGAGCTAATCAGGCAAGTTACTATCAACTGTGCTGAGAGGGGGTTACTGCTGTTGCGAGTGCGAGATGAAATTCACATGACTATTGCTGCACATCAGACCCTGTACGAGAGCAGTGTGGCCTTTGGCATGAGGAAAGCCCTGCAGTCTGAGCTAGGGAAGTCAGATATGGCCAAGAGG ATTTCAGAGTTGGAGAATGAGAAGAGGGATCTGGAAAGGCAGGTGAATGAGCAGAAGGCCAAATGTGATGCGATCGAGAGACAAGAAGCCGAAAGACGTCAAGTTGAGGAGAAGAAGCACACGGAGGAGATCCAGTTCCTCAAACGCACCAACCAGCAACTCAAG GCCCAGCTGGAAGGCATCATTGCCCCCCGGAAATAA
- the dnali1 gene encoding axonemal dynein light intermediate polypeptide 1 isoform X1, whose protein sequence is MIPPADSLLKYDTPVLVSRNTEKTPKARALKASAHAPPPPGPVPPPPKPTSPSADAIRQQSEEILDSILPPRTWVENNQLWVQQVSSTPCTRMDVVHLQEQLDLKLQQRQARETGICPVRRELYSQCFDELIRQVTINCAERGLLLLRVRDEIHMTIAAHQTLYESSVAFGMRKALQSELGKSDMAKRISELENEKRDLERQVNEQKAKCDAIERQEAERRQVEEKKHTEEIQFLKRTNQQLKVWQLRSHQLRSRKVP, encoded by the exons ATGATTCCTCCTGCCGACTCTCTGCTGAAGTACGACACTCCGGTACTGGTGAGCAGGAACACGGAGAAGACACCGAAG GCTCGAGCTCTGAAAGCGAGTGCGCACGCGCCGCCTCCACCCGGCCCGGTGCCGCCTCCACCCAAGCCCACGTCGCCATCGGCCGACGCCATCAGACAGCAGAGCGAGGAGATCCTGGACTCCATCCTGCCCCCGAG GACGTGGGTGGAGAACAACCAGCTGTGGGTGCAGCAGGTCTCCAGCACCCCCTGCACACGCATGGACGTGGTGCACCTACAGGAGCAGCTGGATCTCAAACTACAGCAGAGACAGGCTCGAGAAACAGGCATTTGTCCTGTCCGCAGAGAGCTGTACTCTCAGTGCTTTG ATGAGCTAATCAGGCAAGTTACTATCAACTGTGCTGAGAGGGGGTTACTGCTGTTGCGAGTGCGAGATGAAATTCACATGACTATTGCTGCACATCAGACCCTGTACGAGAGCAGTGTGGCCTTTGGCATGAGGAAAGCCCTGCAGTCTGAGCTAGGGAAGTCAGATATGGCCAAGAGG ATTTCAGAGTTGGAGAATGAGAAGAGGGATCTGGAAAGGCAGGTGAATGAGCAGAAGGCCAAATGTGATGCGATCGAGAGACAAGAAGCCGAAAGACGTCAAGTTGAGGAGAAGAAGCACACGGAGGAGATCCAGTTCCTCAAACGCACCAACCAGCAACTCAAGGTATGGCAGTTGAGAAGCCACCAACTACGGTCAAGAAAAGTGCCTTAG
- the gnl2 gene encoding nucleolar GTP-binding protein 2 yields MTKPKFKGKSSINPSNSSSNPDRVKGAGGNNMRDRATIKRLNMYRQKQRCNNRGKVIKPLQYQSTVAPGTVARVEPNIKWFANTRVIKQSSLQKFQEEMSAVKTNPYRVVMRQSKLPMSLLHDRIKAHNSKVHILDTEAFESTFGPKAQRKRPNLSVGELKELAENAEASAQNYSMEKDRDLVTEDSGVREEVREEIFKKGQSKRIWGELYKVIDSSDVIIQVLDARDPLGTRSKNIETYLKKEKPWKHLIFVLNKCDLVPTWVTKRWVAVLSQDYPTLAFHASLTNSFGKGSLIQLLRQFGKLHTDKKQISVGFIGYPNVGKSSIINTLRSKKVCNVAPLAGETKVWQYITLMRRIFLIDCPGVVYPSEDSETDIVLKGVVQVEKIRNPEDHIGAVLERAKAEYIQKTYRIPSWNSAEDFLEKLAFRTGKLLKGGEPDLSTVSKMVLNDWQRGRIPFFVKPLGVQMDEEEKAQIPVEESRLETEQLASEEESKQQSTDVAESADQDTAILQERKREQVQRILSTVRQNFGKINVAPEFSEEDLVPVEMPDLDFPGSKEDEERGSEEEEQEEEDTEESGTQEGESGKELTADGQSDKEEGRSARDVNRELDEKITKLKHFLDRAKSKRFSAIRIPKDLSEKVFVSKETKMEQKGKTPPQKAMTNVGRKRKAQQDEEPLRPNKLTSKEKRRRERSQKVKKIGVRYYDTHNVKNKNKNKKMPTEGHKGKKAKR; encoded by the exons ATGACGAAACCAAAGTTCAAGGGGAAAAGTTCTATAAATCCGTCAAATTCCAGTAGTAATCCCG ATCGTGTAAAGGGAGCTGGTGGGAACAACATGAGGGATCGCGCCACTATCAAGCGCTTGAATATGTACCGACAGAAACAGAGATG TAACAATCGGGGAAAAGTCATCAAGCCATTACAGTACCAGTCCACTGTTGCCCCTGGGACTGTAGCCAGAGTCGAGCCTAATATCAAGTGGTTTG CAAACACTCGGGTCATCAAACAGTCGTCCCTGCAGAAGTTCCAGGAGGAGATGAGTGCTGTGAAGACAAATCCGTACAGAGTGGTAATGCGACAGAGCAAGCTGCCCATGTCTCTCCTGCACGACCGAATCAAAGCGCAC AACTCCAAAGTCCATATTCTGGACACAGAGGCGTTTGAGAGCACGTTTGGGCCTAAGGCTCAAAGGAAGAGACCAAACCTGAGTGTGGGGGAACTGAAGGAACTAGCTGAGAATGCTGAAGCTTCAGCACAAAACTACAGCATGGAGAAAGACCGTGATCTGGTGACCGAAGATAGTGGGGTGAG GGAAGAGGTCCGTGAGGAGATCTTCAAGAAAGGACAATCGAAGAGAATCTGGGGAGAGCTCTATAAG GTGATCGACTCCTCAGATGTCATCATCCAGGTGCTGGATGCTCGGGACCCGTTAGGCACCAGATCCAAGAACATTGAGACCTACTTGAAGAAGGAGAAGCCCTGGAAACATCTCATCTTCGTGCTCAATAAGTGTGATCTTGTTCCTACCTGGGTGACG aaACGCTGGGTTGCTGTGCTGTCTCAGGATTACCCCACACTGGCCTTTCACGCCAGTCTTACCAACTCTTTTGGGAAGGGCTCTCTCATACAGCTCCTTCGGCAGTTTGGAAAG CTCCACACAGACAAAAAGCAGATCAGCGTTGGTTTCATTGGCTATCCCAATGTTGGAAAGAGCTCCATCATCAACACCTTGCGCTCCAAAAAGGTCTGCAACGTGGCACCTCTCGCTGGGGAGACCAAG GTGTGGCAGTACATCACATTGATGAGGCGTATTTTTCTGATTGACTGCCCTGGTGTCGTCTACCCCTCTGAGGACAGCGAAACTGATATTGTGTTGAAGGGAGTG GTTCAGGTGGAGAAGATCCGTAACCCGGAGGATCACATCGGAGCCGTGTTAGAAAGAGCCAAAGCTGAGTACATCCAGAAAACATATCGCATCCCATCCTGGAACTCTGCCGAGGACTTTCTGGAAAAGCTGGCCTTCCGCACGGGAAAACTACTCAAG GGCGGAGAGCCTGACTTGTCGACGGTCTCTAAAATGGTGCTGAACGACTGGCAAAGAGGGCGCATTCCGTTTTTTGTAAAGCCACTTGGAGTTCAAATGGATGAGGAG GAAAAGGCACAGATTCCAGTGGAAGAGTCTAGACTGGAAACGGAGCAGCTGGCCAGTGAAGAGGAGTCCAAGCAGCAGAGCACAGACGTAGCAGAGTCCGCTGACCAGGACACCGCCATCCTGCAGGAGCGCAAACGCGAACAGGTGCAAAGGATCCTCTCCACCGTTCGGCAAAACTTCGGCAAAATCAACGTTGCCCCCGAGTTCAGCGAGGAGGATCTCGTGCCAGTGGAGATGCCTGATCTCGACTTCCCTGGGTCCAAAGAGGATGAAGAAAGaggaagtgaggaggaggagcaggaggaggaggacacgGAGGAGAGTGGAACGCAAGAAGGAGAGAGTGGAAAGGAATTGACTGCAGATGGCCAGTCTGACAAAGAAGAAGGAAGGAGTGCACGCGATGTGAACAGAGAGTTGGACGAGAAGATAACCAAATTAAAGCATTTCCTGGATCGTGCCAAGTCCAAGCGCTTCTCTGCGATCCG AATTCCCAAGGACCTTTCTGAAAAGGTTTTTGTTTCAAAGGAAACAAAAATGGAACAGAAGGGAAAGACCCCGCCACAAAAAG CTATGACGAATGTCGGAAGAAAGAGAAAAGCTCAACAAGACGAGGAGCCGCTACGCCCGAACAAGCTGACATCTAAAGAG AAAAGAAGAAGGGAGCGTTCCCAGAAGGTGAAGAAGATTGGTGTTCGCTATTATGACACGCACAAtgtgaaaaacaaaaataaaaacaagaaaATGCCCACTGAAGGTCATAAAGGAAAAAAAGCCAAACGCTAA